Below is a window of Syntrophomonas wolfei subsp. wolfei str. Goettingen G311 DNA.
GCAGGAGTCCAAATGCAGTTGCAAGGCCTCTCGCTCTGCGTCTTCCATTTCATGGTCTATCCAGGGAGAAAAAAATTCCCTGGCTTCATTACATTTCATCCCACTCACACCTTAATTTTATAATTTCCTTCTTTATATCCCGCCGCCCCCGGCTAATACGGGATTTTACCGTACCCAGGGAACAGTCCAACATCCGGGCAATCTCTTCGTAGCTGTAGCCCTCCATCTCTCGCAGTATCAGCACTGTCCGGTACTCGGGAGCCAGCCGATCGAGAGCGGTTCTAACCGCTGCACTTAACTCCTGTCGCTCCACGGCTTCCAACGGACTGTCCTCGCCGGCCGCCAGTTCCCGGATTACTTCCCCGTTAGAAGTATTCACCGGATTATCCAGCGAAAAAATAAGCAATTTTTTGTTTCTTCGCTGCCAATTTAGCCAGCTATTTACCGTAATCCGGTGCAGCCAAGTGCCAAAGTCGGCTTCGTGACGAAAGGTCTTGATGGCTCGAAAAGCCTGAATAAACACTTCCTGGGCCAAATCCTGAGCATCATCGCTATTAGCGGTAAGGCGTAAGCAATGGGAGAAAACCCGATCCTGGTAATGAACCAGCAAGTCTTCAAAGGCTCTCAAATCTCCCCGGCCAGCCTTTTCCACCAGCTCTTTAATTGACATCAAGAAATTTAACACTCCTTGAAGCGGAAAATCTCCCGCTTATCTTTTTAGACAGTCAGCGGTGAAAAAAAGTTCCCGCATATTGCACAAATTGGACAGATTATTCATGTAAAAATTTTGCTTCATTATATCATGTTGGCAGCAAGGCTACAGAAAAAATGGAAAGAAATAAAAATAATTCTCCTGGCTGGGAACTTTTTGACTCATCATCGCGTCTAACCAATCAGTGAAACCATAGTGCCCCCGCAACCGGGCAATTCGGTAGAGGGAATAGCACTGGATTCAAGAGCAGCCGGCAATTCAACTACATATAACCGGCTAGAAAAAGGAGGGGAGAAGAAAAACAGGCTAATCTATCGAATTTATCGATGATCACCTCTCATTTAGGGCACAGCCCTGATTACCTAAAAGCAAAGCAAAAATAATTCAAAAACAATTATAGGAGGGAAATAAATGCTTAAAAGAAGAAGCAAACATTTTGCACTTCTGCTGGTTCTGACCATGCTGGCAACCATGTTTGTCGGAGTGGGGACAGCGAGTGCAGGGGCCAGCTACAGTGTAGGATCCGTAGTAAAAGTTAATGCGGGCGCTGCACAGGATCTAGGCAAAATTATCGTTAATGTTACTGCATCCGAATTAAATACCACAAGTGTTGATTTCTTTACTTTGCGTTTACCTGCCGATTTTGATTTTGGCTTAACTGTAGGTAATGATTATACACTAACGCAAATAGCCAATACAGATACTTTTGGTGTTAACGGCGCTGCATCCACACTTCAGATTCGCATTCCGACCCAAGCGAACGCATTTTCTGCAAGTAATTCTTTTGGTAATGCAGGTATCACCGTAGACGTTATTGCTAAGAATGAAATCAAGATTAAAGTTGCATCTGATGGAACGCAAAATGCTAGTTTAGCTAACGCAGTAGTTAGCGATGAAAAAACTGGTTATTTCTATATCCAGATGACTAGTGTATTTGTTGATAGCAGTTCACCTTCTACTATTGAAGCAACTATTGAAGGCAGAGCTGGTTCTCCCTTTGGTGATGCTAAAATTGCGATTGCTCAGTATGGAACCGGTATCACCAATCTGACTATTGACAGCGTTAAGACTATTACCAGTGCCGCAACTGCCTGTGACATTATCAGACTTAAAGAAGATCGTCCCGGAGCTTTCCGTGCAGGCGACACCATCGAGATAAAACTGCCGAGCGGTTACAAGTGGGACACTCTTCCTACCATTACCAAGTCAGATGGTCCAAGTGTATATACTGTTCCGACCGCTTCTACAGCAGATGATGGTCGCACTCTGGTATTAACATCGAATCAGACTTCAAATGTTGTAACTTATCTGTTATTAAGCGGTCAGCGTGTTAAGGTTGACGACGAATCCATAGCCAAATTTGGCGATGTGGAAGCAACTGTTGGCGGTACTGCTTCATCTGCTCCCGGCAGTTTTTTAGTAGTAAAATATGGTGACTATTCAGTAAAAGCCGAAGCATTTGGCGATCCTCTCACCGTAACCGCTGGTCGTGTAGAACAGGAAATCGGAAAATTTGTTATTGAAGAAGGTATTAAGGAGAGTTTGTTAGGTGGCCGTACAATTAATGCTACCTTAGTAGGCGGAGCAAAATGGGGTGACCTTAGCAAGATTCGTCAAGATACCAGCAACAGCAAGAACTGGATGGCTCCTATGAATGCATCATGGGCAGCAGTAGGTAATAACGGTGACACCATTAAACTGACGCTTACTGCGAATACAGCTTCTACCGATGCAATTAAAGCAGTTTTTGAAAAAGCCGAAATTATCGTATCACCCACAGCTGAAGAAGAAATCAAAATCGTATTCTCAGGTTCTGCCAATGTAACTGGCGAAGCAGTAGTAGCCAAGGTTGTTAAACCGGTAACAGTGGGTATCGAAGGCACTCCTGCACAGTTCATAACCGGTAAACGGAGTCTGGTACTTCCCGATATCGTTATAACTGAGTCCAAGAAAGAAGCTATAGATGCAGCTTCTACTACTTCCACCAATACTAACGGCTACACAAAACATACTGTAGGCGCAACTGACTATTATTTCATTGATTTAAACGGTAATGGAACGTACGACCCTGCTACTGAGAGACTTGTGCCTGCTAAAGATGCACTGACAAGCACCACAACCGCTAACAACTGGTTATTCCTTGAATTCCCGGTAGGTACCGCTTGCACAGTACCGACCAAGGTTGAAGTCGTCGAAGGCGACCTCGTACTCGATCCTTCCAGCGTATCCCGTTCAGTTACAGCTGATGGACGCTGGTATGTACAGGTTAAGATTAAATCCACCAGTTCCAAACCTTCAAAAGTTAAATTCAGTGGAATCAAGCTTGATGTTGACAGAACAGTACCTGAAGGCGACGTAAAAGTATATGTCAAAGGCGGAGCTGTACTGCAGACCACCGCTGCATTCCCCGGCGCTACTTCAATAGCTAATGCTGTAGTAGCCCAGATTATAACTCCAGCTGATACCGTAACCACCAGCGAAGCCAAGTTCGTAATCGGCGACAGCAAGTATACCCTGAACGGCATCGAAAAAACCATGGACGTAGCTCCCTACATCAAGGATAGCCGCACTTATATGCCGCTTCGTTTTGTAGCCGAGGCCATGGGTGTAACTGAAAGCAACATTATTTGGGACGCTGTAGGCCAGACTGTAACCCTGATGAAGGGTGATAAAGTAGTTCAGGTTAAGATTGGCAGCAACGTCCTGTTAATTAATGGAGCGGCTGTCAATATGGACGTAGCTCCTGAAATCAGTAACTCCCGCACCATGCTCCCCATAAGGTTCGTAGCTAACGCCTTCGGAGCTGATGCTGCTTGGGATGAAGCTACTCAGACCGTAACCATTAAATAATCAACCCGGTTTTATTCAAGGGGCCCGATTAATCGGGCTCCTTGCCTATTTTAAAGTATTTATAAATAGATTAAAGGTAAGCCAATCCAATAAAGTATTGACCGGCTGGTCAGTTAGGGTTTATAATGGATAAAAAATGGCCCCATATTATGGGAGATAGGATGGTATCCATGCTAAAAAGAAAAATACTGGCTCTATTACTGGTAATTACTATGCTTTTGGGTTTATCCTCAACTGCTTGTGCAGCTGATGCCAACTCTCCAGATCAAGAGAATAAAATGCAGCTGACCATCGAACAAGCTGTTAACATGGCGCTCAATAACAGTAAAACCATTGCCATATCGAATTTGAATATTGAACGGGGCGAGGAAGTTAGAGACCTGGCATCAGACCGGGTGAAATATACTCCGATGGGTCCCGCTCCTACTGCCGCTACG
It encodes the following:
- a CDS encoding sigma-70 family RNA polymerase sigma factor → MSIKELVEKAGRGDLRAFEDLLVHYQDRVFSHCLRLTANSDDAQDLAQEVFIQAFRAIKTFRHEADFGTWLHRITVNSWLNWQRRNKKLLIFSLDNPVNTSNGEVIRELAAGEDSPLEAVERQELSAAVRTALDRLAPEYRTVLILREMEGYSYEEIARMLDCSLGTVKSRISRGRRDIKKEIIKLRCEWDEM
- a CDS encoding copper amine oxidase N-terminal domain-containing protein, coding for MLKRRSKHFALLLVLTMLATMFVGVGTASAGASYSVGSVVKVNAGAAQDLGKIIVNVTASELNTTSVDFFTLRLPADFDFGLTVGNDYTLTQIANTDTFGVNGAASTLQIRIPTQANAFSASNSFGNAGITVDVIAKNEIKIKVASDGTQNASLANAVVSDEKTGYFYIQMTSVFVDSSSPSTIEATIEGRAGSPFGDAKIAIAQYGTGITNLTIDSVKTITSAATACDIIRLKEDRPGAFRAGDTIEIKLPSGYKWDTLPTITKSDGPSVYTVPTASTADDGRTLVLTSNQTSNVVTYLLLSGQRVKVDDESIAKFGDVEATVGGTASSAPGSFLVVKYGDYSVKAEAFGDPLTVTAGRVEQEIGKFVIEEGIKESLLGGRTINATLVGGAKWGDLSKIRQDTSNSKNWMAPMNASWAAVGNNGDTIKLTLTANTASTDAIKAVFEKAEIIVSPTAEEEIKIVFSGSANVTGEAVVAKVVKPVTVGIEGTPAQFITGKRSLVLPDIVITESKKEAIDAASTTSTNTNGYTKHTVGATDYYFIDLNGNGTYDPATERLVPAKDALTSTTTANNWLFLEFPVGTACTVPTKVEVVEGDLVLDPSSVSRSVTADGRWYVQVKIKSTSSKPSKVKFSGIKLDVDRTVPEGDVKVYVKGGAVLQTTAAFPGATSIANAVVAQIITPADTVTTSEAKFVIGDSKYTLNGIEKTMDVAPYIKDSRTYMPLRFVAEAMGVTESNIIWDAVGQTVTLMKGDKVVQVKIGSNVLLINGAAVNMDVAPEISNSRTMLPIRFVANAFGADAAWDEATQTVTIK